The Streptomyces taklimakanensis nucleotide sequence CATGCGCCGCGTCTGCCGTTCCACGGTGTCGCCGGTCGGCGCCAGGTCGGCCGGCACCCAGCCGCACAGCCGTCCCGAGTCGTCGAGCACCACCGCCCAGCGGTCGCCGGCCGCGCGCATCCTCGCCACGGCGTCGCCGACCCCGTCGTGCGAGCGGACGACCGGGGGCTGTTCGAGGTCACCGGGCTCGACCCGGGTCACGGAGAGCCGCTTGAGCCCCCGGTCCGCCCCCATGAACTCGGCGACGTACGGGCCGGCCGGCGCGCCCAGGATCCGGGCGGGCACGTCGAACTGCTCGATGCGCCCCTGCCCGTACACCGCCATCCGGTCGCCGAGCCGGATGGCCTCCTCGATGTCGTGCGTGACGAACAGCACCGTCGTGCGGAGCGTCCGTTGGAGCCTGAGGAACTCGTCCTGGAGACGCTCGCGGACGACGGGGTCCACCGCGCCGAACGGCTCGTCCATGAGCAGTACCGGCGGGTCCGCCGCGAGCGCCCGGGCCACCCCCACCCGCTGCCGCTGCCCGCCGGAGAGCTGGTCGGGGTAGCGGTCGCCGTGGACGGACGGGTCGAGACCGACCAACTCCAACAGCTCGGCCGCTCGCCGGCGGGCCTTGGCGCGCTGCCGGCCCAACAGGCGGGGGACGGTCGCGGT carries:
- a CDS encoding ATP-binding cassette domain-containing protein, whose product is MIRFEDVSKRYPDGTVAVDDLSFEVAEGELVTLVGPSGCGKTTTMKMVNRLVEPSAGRVLVGGEDVASVDPVRLRRRIGYVIQQVGLFPHRTVLENTATVPRLLGRQRAKARRRAAELLELVGLDPSVHGDRYPDQLSGGQRQRVGVARALAADPPVLLMDEPFGAVDPVVRERLQDEFLRLQRTLRTTVLFVTHDIEEAIRLGDRMAVYGQGRIEQFDVPARILGAPAGPYVAEFMGADRGLKRLSVTRVEPGDLEQPPVVRSHDGVGDAVARMRAAGDRWAVVLDDSGRLCGWVPADLAPTGDTVERQTRRMEAWLPLGASLKQAFSVMLQYDAGWIAVLDGDRFLGVLTPTRLHEALRRSIGADDRDIPRDQVELVTIPGAR